In Tachysurus fulvidraco isolate hzauxx_2018 chromosome 1, HZAU_PFXX_2.0, whole genome shotgun sequence, a single window of DNA contains:
- the tspan5a gene encoding tetraspanin-5a codes for MMSGKNYNGQEVSCCIKYFIFGFNIIFWLLGVAFLGIGLWAWSEKGVLSNISSITDLGGFDPVWLFLVVGGVMFILGFAGCIGALRENTLLLKFFSVFLGIIFFLELTAGVLAFVFKDWIKDQLNFFINNNIRAYRDDIDLQNLIDFTQEYWECCGAFGASDWNMNIYFNCTDTNPSREKCGVPFSCCTKDPAEDVINTQCGYDVRAKLDDEQKTYIYVKGCVPQFEKWLQDNLTVVAGIFIGVALLQIFGICLSQNLVSDIEAVQASCLFT; via the exons ttacTGGGGGTGGCCTTCCTGGGGATTGGACTATGGGCATGGAGTGAGAAG ggcGTGCTCTCAAACATCTCCTCCATCACTGATCTGGGTGGCTTTGACCCCGTCTGGCTCTTTCTGGTGGTGGGTGGTGTGATGTTTATCCTGGGTTTTGCTGGATGCATCGGAGCTCTGAGAGAGAACACTCTACTCCTCAAATTt TTTTCAGTGTTTCTGGGGATTATCTTCTTCCTGGAACTGACGGCAGGGGTTCTTGCCTTTGTCTTTAAGGACTGGATCAAAGACCAGCTCAACttcttcattaataataacatcaGAGCCTATAGAGATGATATTGACCTCCAGAATCTCATCGACTTCACTCAGGAATAT tggGAGTGCTGTGGGGCATTTGGAGCCAGTGACTGGAATATGAACATATACTTCAACTGCACAGACACCAACCCCAGCCGAGAGAAGTGTGGCGTTCCTTTCTCCTGCTGCACCAAGGACCCAGCG GAGGATGTCATCAATACACAATGTGGATATGATGTCCGGGCTAAATTG GATGACGAGCAAAAGACCTACATATACGTGAAGGGCTGTGTGCCTCAGTTTGAGAAGTGGTTACAGGACAACCTGACCGTGGTAGCAGGCATCTTTATAGGAGTTGCCCTGCTGCAG ATTTTTGGTATATGCCTGTCCCAAAATCTAGTGAGTGATATTGAAGCTGTGCAGGCGAGCTG TTTGTTCACATGA